From a region of the Corallococcus coralloides DSM 2259 genome:
- a CDS encoding patatin-like phospholipase family protein, with product MSQDVTPPVSVKHGPLGPLALCLSGGGYRAAAFHLGTLRFLDTVGLLPDVVGLSTVSGGTLTGLAWVVSQLDGKPFKAFHETFSAYLLRTNVIAEALTGLTSNRDHGSHAWASLIRSAADVYARPDFLGDRRFGEVLDAGGLQFQEAIFNTTEFHTGLDFRFRRSNNPLTVLGNNGYRMPRPVASHVRLADIAAASSCFPGGFEPLVFPQQFHWPQGYPLDTALAALGPGFQSGLPLMDGGIYDNQGIDSLLLAFNKTEPPPTLVISDVSVQSPEMYNVPENPTKRGWVTLNGVSWLAYGLFFLTLLSAAILAWRGFETAREGNWEPRDYFLYLIPGVLTASVATALVWVRARLTDVITLVKRQMDLDVWPSFKKLTVLEFAQMLVLRATSLLALTSKVFMKRVRGLVFGQVYGDSRFKDRRISNLITALTVDRPNLFAKHPWLKPGAHLVAVGTQACQMPTTLWFTDAGQFTTVESAGAATICYVLLRHLVEHHAGQYEAPGQPLNALYQRLRQEWAVLNQAGAPSQERQAVAA from the coding sequence ATGAGCCAAGACGTCACGCCCCCTGTCTCCGTGAAACACGGTCCGCTCGGACCGCTCGCGCTGTGCCTTTCCGGTGGGGGGTACCGCGCGGCGGCGTTCCACCTGGGGACGCTGCGGTTCCTCGACACCGTTGGACTTCTGCCCGATGTCGTGGGGCTGTCCACGGTGTCCGGCGGCACGCTCACGGGTCTGGCCTGGGTGGTGAGCCAACTGGACGGCAAGCCGTTCAAGGCGTTTCACGAGACGTTCTCGGCATATCTGCTGCGGACGAATGTGATTGCGGAGGCCCTGACCGGACTGACCTCCAACCGCGACCACGGCAGTCATGCCTGGGCCAGCCTCATCCGGTCCGCCGCGGACGTCTACGCCCGGCCCGACTTCCTGGGTGACCGGCGCTTCGGCGAGGTCCTGGACGCGGGGGGTCTCCAGTTCCAGGAGGCCATCTTCAACACCACCGAGTTCCACACCGGCCTGGACTTCCGCTTCCGGCGCAGCAACAACCCGCTCACCGTCCTGGGCAACAATGGCTACCGGATGCCGCGCCCGGTGGCCAGCCACGTCCGGCTGGCGGACATCGCCGCCGCGTCGTCGTGCTTCCCGGGCGGCTTCGAACCGCTGGTGTTTCCGCAGCAGTTCCACTGGCCCCAGGGCTACCCGCTCGACACCGCGCTCGCGGCCCTGGGGCCGGGCTTCCAGAGTGGCCTGCCGCTGATGGATGGCGGCATCTATGACAACCAGGGCATCGACAGCCTGCTGCTCGCGTTCAACAAGACGGAGCCGCCGCCCACGCTGGTCATCTCCGACGTCAGCGTGCAGAGCCCGGAGATGTACAACGTCCCGGAGAACCCGACGAAGCGCGGCTGGGTGACGCTGAACGGCGTCTCCTGGTTGGCCTATGGGCTCTTCTTCCTCACCCTGCTCTCCGCCGCCATCCTCGCGTGGCGCGGGTTCGAGACCGCCCGCGAGGGCAACTGGGAGCCTCGGGACTACTTCCTCTATCTCATCCCCGGCGTGTTGACGGCGTCAGTGGCGACGGCGCTGGTCTGGGTGCGGGCACGGCTGACGGATGTCATCACGCTGGTGAAGCGGCAGATGGACCTGGATGTCTGGCCCTCGTTCAAGAAGCTCACCGTGCTGGAGTTCGCGCAGATGCTGGTGCTCCGCGCGACGTCACTGCTGGCGCTGACGTCCAAGGTGTTCATGAAGCGGGTGCGAGGGCTCGTCTTCGGTCAGGTGTATGGAGACTCGCGGTTCAAGGACCGGCGCATCTCCAACCTCATCACCGCGCTCACGGTGGACCGGCCCAACCTGTTCGCGAAGCACCCGTGGCTCAAGCCCGGCGCGCACCTGGTGGCCGTGGGCACGCAGGCCTGTCAGATGCCCACCACGCTCTGGTTCACGGATGCGGGCCAGTTCACCACCGTGGAGTCCGCGGGCGCGGCCACCATCTGCTACGTGCTCTTGCGCCACCTCGTGGAGCACCACGCCGGACAGTACGAAGCGCCGGGCCAGCCGTTGAATGCGCTGTACCAGCGCCTGCGCCAGGAATGGGCGGTGCTCAATCAGGCCGGCGCTCCGTCACAGGAGCGACAGGCCGTGGCGGCCTAG
- a CDS encoding DUF7594 domain-containing protein, which yields MFHGHTGCTSRGYILGGTPGLTNYAIASADARTNGSLEHTNYGDTTRLRADSSPAAESFLRFDFVGLGAPVNNAKLRLYATTGSKSAVAASARAERHLGPWGCPCRAPPRGVVSLDALWRPRPIAEHQCRAPSEPWIRARHCFLPALAPRASPSRPDSRGDNFPDTGGDLNF from the coding sequence TTGTTTCATGGGCACACAGGATGCACTTCGCGCGGGTACATCCTGGGGGGGACGCCGGGCCTGACGAACTACGCCATCGCGAGCGCCGATGCGCGGACGAACGGGAGCCTGGAGCATACGAACTACGGCGACACCACGCGGCTTCGCGCGGACTCCTCGCCCGCGGCCGAATCCTTCCTTCGCTTCGACTTCGTGGGACTGGGCGCTCCGGTGAACAACGCGAAGCTGCGCTTGTACGCGACCACCGGTTCCAAGAGCGCGGTGGCCGCCAGTGCCCGCGCCGAGCGCCACCTCGGGCCGTGGGGCTGCCCGTGCCGAGCGCCACCTCGGGGCGTGGTGTCGCTCGATGCGCTGTGGAGGCCACGGCCTATTGCCGAGCACCAATGCCGAGCCCCCTCAGAGCCGTGGATCCGTGCCCGGCACTGCTTCCTGCCTGCGCTCGCCCCCAGGGCGTCGCCATCTCGGCCCGACAGCCGAGGCGACAATTTCCCTGACACAGGGGGGGACTTGAATTTCTGA
- a CDS encoding MGMT family protein, with protein MASPTDTQDPYERIYRVCEQVPSGQVATYGDIATIVGGACDARTVGHAMAALGSRAASVPWQRIINRTGGISTSGHRQRELLEAEGVAFDDAGHVRMDAHHWKGPSEAWARAHGFSVLPPRDAPAPSAQLKLF; from the coding sequence ATGGCATCCCCCACCGACACGCAGGACCCGTATGAGCGCATCTACCGCGTCTGCGAACAGGTGCCCTCCGGACAGGTGGCCACCTACGGAGACATCGCCACCATCGTCGGCGGTGCCTGTGATGCGCGCACCGTGGGCCATGCGATGGCGGCGCTGGGGTCGCGAGCGGCGAGCGTGCCGTGGCAGCGCATCATCAACCGCACGGGAGGCATCAGCACCTCCGGCCACCGCCAGCGCGAGCTGCTGGAGGCCGAGGGCGTCGCCTTCGATGACGCGGGCCACGTGCGCATGGACGCGCACCACTGGAAGGGCCCGAGCGAGGCCTGGGCACGCGCCCACGGCTTCAGCGTGTTGCCCCCGCGTGACGCGCCCGCACCCTCTGCGCAGCTCAAGCTCTTCTAG
- a CDS encoding PAS domain S-box protein yields the protein MGEGLLVADEHQHLVFLNPKGEHILGMGPTDEPVSRWPMHYGLYLPDQVTLYPSELLPMSRALRGEAVSRAEVFLRNASRPAGTWLHVSSSPVLDGAGRVRGGVSVVSDVTDFKRAEDVAREGTEKYRSLYNSTPVMMQSIDPRGRLISVSDYWLSTLGYERAEVLGRESVEFLTPESRRYALEVVLPEYFKTGSCRDVPYQIVKKNGEVIDVLLSAIVERDTSGKMVRSLAVLIDVTERKRTAEALQESEQRLRAILDNAPTVFFLLDTQERFLFVNREWERLFHRTRQQVAGKTVFDVFPRDIAETLHEANGDIFQSRVPVQREERLLHDDGIHVHLTQKFPLLDANGAAYALCGIATDITERKRMEVSQQFLAEASRELVASLDPETTLQRVAELAVPLLAELCVFFIRTDGVGLRPVAVADRSPARAASVREFLRRHPQDPDARHGPARVLATGESEVSEASPGLWDSQALTEELRSLQDRPSLGVPLQARGRTLGVLYLLSPDPGRTYAPEELTLTEELGRRAAFAIDNAQLYCSAQESIRARDEFLSIASHELKTPLTSMRLRVQQMESVLLLGKRPLPTERVTRMLEVFEDQLQRLSNLADHLLDVSRVHEKRLDLRMEELDLVTVARHMAGHVEEPLQKAGCEFELVAPEPVWGRWDRLRMEQVMLNLLTNAMKYGAGHPIRMEVARRAGKARLTVEDHGMGIPFESQARIFERFERAASRNYGGLGLGLFITRRIVEAHGGSIRVESDPGHGARFIVELPPRLA from the coding sequence ATGGGCGAGGGACTGCTGGTGGCGGACGAACACCAGCACCTCGTGTTCCTCAACCCCAAGGGGGAACACATCCTGGGCATGGGGCCCACCGACGAGCCGGTCAGCCGGTGGCCGATGCATTACGGGCTCTACCTGCCGGACCAGGTCACGCTCTATCCGTCCGAGCTCCTGCCCATGAGCCGGGCCCTCCGGGGCGAGGCTGTCAGCCGCGCGGAGGTCTTCCTGCGCAATGCCTCAAGGCCGGCGGGGACCTGGCTGCACGTCAGCTCCAGCCCGGTTCTCGACGGGGCCGGCAGGGTGCGCGGCGGCGTCTCCGTCGTCAGCGACGTCACCGACTTCAAGCGGGCCGAGGACGTGGCGCGCGAGGGCACCGAGAAGTACCGGTCGCTCTACAACAGCACGCCCGTGATGATGCAATCCATCGACCCTCGCGGGCGGCTCATCAGCGTCAGTGATTACTGGTTGAGCACGCTGGGCTATGAGCGCGCGGAGGTGCTCGGGCGCGAATCGGTGGAGTTCCTCACGCCGGAGTCCCGCCGGTACGCCCTCGAGGTCGTCCTGCCTGAGTACTTCAAGACCGGGTCGTGCAGGGACGTGCCGTACCAGATCGTGAAGAAGAACGGAGAGGTCATCGACGTCCTCTTGTCCGCCATCGTGGAGCGGGACACCTCCGGCAAGATGGTCCGTTCGCTCGCGGTGCTGATCGACGTGACCGAGCGGAAGCGAACGGCGGAGGCGTTGCAGGAGAGCGAGCAGCGGCTGCGCGCCATCCTGGACAACGCGCCGACCGTGTTCTTCCTCCTGGATACGCAGGAGCGCTTCCTGTTCGTGAACCGCGAGTGGGAGCGGCTCTTCCACCGCACCCGGCAACAGGTCGCCGGCAAGACGGTCTTCGACGTCTTTCCCCGGGACATCGCGGAGACGCTGCACGAGGCCAACGGGGACATCTTCCAGAGCCGGGTCCCCGTGCAACGGGAGGAGCGGCTCCTGCACGACGATGGGATCCACGTCCACCTCACGCAGAAGTTCCCGCTGCTCGACGCCAATGGGGCGGCCTACGCGCTCTGTGGAATCGCCACCGACATCACCGAGCGCAAGCGGATGGAGGTGTCCCAGCAATTCCTGGCCGAGGCGAGCCGCGAGCTGGTGGCCTCGCTCGACCCAGAAACCACGCTCCAGCGCGTCGCCGAGCTGGCCGTGCCCCTGTTGGCGGAGCTGTGTGTCTTCTTCATACGGACGGACGGCGTGGGCCTGCGGCCGGTGGCGGTCGCGGACCGTTCGCCGGCCCGTGCCGCGAGCGTGCGGGAGTTCCTGCGACGCCACCCGCAGGACCCGGACGCCCGCCACGGTCCGGCCCGAGTGCTGGCCACGGGAGAATCGGAGGTGTCCGAAGCGTCACCGGGCCTGTGGGATTCCCAGGCGCTGACGGAGGAGCTGAGATCGCTCCAGGACCGGCCTTCGCTGGGGGTGCCCCTCCAGGCGCGAGGCCGCACCCTGGGCGTGCTGTACCTCCTCTCCCCAGATCCAGGGCGCACGTATGCGCCGGAGGAGCTGACGTTGACGGAGGAGCTCGGGCGAAGGGCCGCGTTCGCCATCGACAATGCGCAGCTCTATTGCTCGGCGCAGGAGTCCATCCGCGCGCGGGACGAATTCCTGTCCATTGCCTCCCATGAGCTGAAGACCCCGCTGACCTCCATGCGGCTGCGGGTCCAGCAGATGGAGTCCGTGCTGCTCCTGGGGAAGCGGCCCCTGCCCACGGAGCGGGTGACGCGGATGCTGGAGGTCTTTGAAGATCAGCTCCAACGCCTGTCGAATCTGGCGGACCACCTGCTGGACGTCTCACGCGTCCACGAGAAGCGGCTCGACCTGCGCATGGAGGAGCTGGACCTGGTGACGGTCGCCCGGCACATGGCGGGCCACGTCGAGGAGCCGCTCCAGAAGGCGGGCTGCGAGTTCGAGCTGGTGGCCCCCGAGCCGGTCTGGGGCCGCTGGGATCGCCTGCGGATGGAGCAGGTGATGCTCAACCTGCTCACCAATGCGATGAAGTATGGCGCGGGGCATCCCATCCGGATGGAGGTGGCCCGGCGCGCGGGGAAGGCGCGGCTCACCGTCGAGGACCACGGCATGGGCATTCCCTTCGAATCCCAGGCGCGCATCTTCGAACGCTTCGAGCGTGCCGCCTCACGCAACTACGGAGGGCTCGGGTTGGGGCTCTTCATCACTCGACGCATCGTCGAGGCACACGGAGGAAGCATCCGCGTCGAGAGTGATCCGGGGCACGGCGCGAGGTTCATCGTGGAACTGCCGCCGCGCCTGGCCTAG
- a CDS encoding DUF2339 domain-containing protein — translation MADEGDGQDLRDTVKRLEATVAALETRLASLEAREAPRPVASPAVAPVTPPVAAPEQRDLEAHVGTYWLSRLGIVALIIGIAYLITYHFGELGVLARVGAGYLLSAGLGAFGLWLARRHQLFGRIVFGGGLALAYFVTYALHFIPAVRVIDSEVLALVLLAGFVVAIVTIAHRMQSETVAGIALFLGLHTGMLSDITAFTLLSTTLLAAGALFFLVRNRWVIVPLSSLVAVYSTHVVWAVRTGHMAPGAPENDRLLLSLGFLALYFLLFSVALLVRPRDLPVRASLAFTLLNWVGLTSLGAYEVSQEQDSHLFGFLLVVALAHGAGAVVSRLQRAPAALTHAYLALTAVTFALAMPARYDDVALVAAWTVTGLVAGLAARGVESPVLGGVGVLILYVALGACEWETPGRLTLLIGLVVAFVLVERGGTVRVAGLPEPEARTAFTAICAAGAGLSLVALVGARMPEGLVTLGWVIAAFLLFGVGFAVRERWYRLAALAVLGLALGRLVLVDVAKLPPDQRVLTFILLGVMLLLVSYTYTRLRDRRG, via the coding sequence ATGGCGGACGAGGGTGACGGGCAGGACCTGCGGGACACGGTGAAGCGGCTGGAGGCGACGGTCGCGGCCCTGGAGACGCGGCTCGCGAGCCTGGAAGCCCGAGAGGCGCCACGCCCCGTGGCCTCGCCCGCGGTCGCCCCTGTGACGCCTCCGGTGGCCGCGCCCGAGCAGCGGGACCTGGAGGCGCACGTCGGCACCTACTGGTTGAGCCGCCTGGGCATCGTGGCGCTCATCATCGGCATCGCGTACCTCATCACGTACCACTTCGGGGAGCTGGGGGTGCTGGCGCGCGTGGGCGCGGGCTACCTGCTCAGCGCGGGGCTGGGCGCGTTCGGGTTGTGGCTGGCGCGGCGGCACCAGCTCTTCGGGCGCATCGTCTTCGGCGGCGGCCTGGCGCTCGCGTACTTCGTCACCTACGCGCTGCACTTCATCCCGGCGGTGCGGGTCATCGACAGTGAGGTGCTGGCGCTGGTGCTGCTGGCGGGGTTCGTGGTGGCCATCGTCACCATCGCGCACCGGATGCAGTCGGAGACGGTGGCGGGCATCGCGCTGTTCCTGGGGCTGCACACGGGGATGCTCAGCGACATCACCGCGTTCACGCTGCTGTCCACCACGCTGCTCGCGGCGGGTGCGCTGTTCTTCCTGGTGCGCAACCGCTGGGTCATCGTGCCCCTGTCCAGCCTGGTGGCGGTGTACAGCACGCACGTCGTCTGGGCGGTGCGCACGGGCCACATGGCGCCGGGTGCGCCCGAGAATGACCGGCTCCTGCTGAGCCTGGGCTTCCTCGCGCTCTACTTCCTGCTGTTCTCCGTGGCGCTGCTGGTGCGCCCGCGCGACCTGCCCGTGCGCGCGAGCCTCGCGTTCACCCTGCTCAACTGGGTGGGCCTGACGTCGCTGGGCGCGTACGAGGTCTCCCAGGAGCAGGACTCGCACCTCTTCGGCTTCCTCCTCGTCGTCGCGCTGGCGCATGGCGCGGGAGCCGTCGTGTCGAGGCTCCAGCGTGCTCCCGCGGCGCTGACGCACGCGTACCTGGCGCTGACGGCGGTGACCTTCGCGCTGGCCATGCCCGCGCGCTACGACGACGTCGCGCTGGTGGCGGCCTGGACGGTGACGGGGCTGGTCGCGGGCCTGGCCGCGCGTGGGGTGGAGTCCCCGGTGCTGGGGGGCGTGGGCGTGCTCATCCTCTACGTGGCGCTGGGTGCATGCGAATGGGAGACGCCGGGGCGCCTGACGTTGCTCATCGGGCTGGTGGTGGCGTTCGTGCTGGTGGAGCGCGGCGGGACGGTGCGCGTCGCCGGCCTGCCCGAACCCGAGGCCCGGACAGCCTTCACCGCCATCTGCGCGGCGGGCGCGGGGCTGTCGCTGGTGGCGCTGGTGGGCGCGCGGATGCCCGAGGGGCTCGTCACGCTGGGTTGGGTCATCGCCGCCTTCCTCCTCTTCGGCGTGGGCTTCGCGGTGCGCGAGCGCTGGTACCGGCTGGCCGCGTTGGCGGTGCTGGGGCTCGCCCTGGGGCGGCTGGTGCTGGTGGACGTGGCGAAGCTGCCGCCGGATCAACGGGTGCTCACGTTCATCCTGCTGGGCGTCATGCTGCTGCTCGTCTCATACACATACACGCGGCTGCGCGACCGGCGCGGGTGA
- a CDS encoding M15 family metallopeptidase, which yields MSSPLLRWGLVLLFCLLAPVGFAKEAKVRRAKAKAPRLVRIHSGHRLHRDAAAAFERMAAEARTAGQPLLVTSGWRSYQQQRFLWRRYRKGLGPKAARPGRSNHNRGLAVDLVVGSEEASPTYDWLAGNACRFGFRRTVASEPWHWEYRPKSTSAPEDGVDCLGRPLDVEPSPAVVRQDAS from the coding sequence ATGTCTTCTCCCCTGCTCCGCTGGGGCCTCGTGCTCCTGTTCTGTCTGCTGGCACCCGTCGGGTTCGCGAAGGAAGCCAAGGTCCGCAGGGCCAAGGCGAAGGCCCCGCGATTGGTGCGGATCCACAGCGGCCACCGGCTCCATCGCGACGCGGCGGCCGCCTTCGAGCGCATGGCCGCGGAGGCGCGCACGGCGGGACAGCCCCTGCTCGTCACGAGCGGGTGGCGCTCGTATCAGCAGCAGCGCTTCCTGTGGCGCCGCTACCGCAAGGGCCTGGGGCCCAAGGCCGCGCGGCCGGGCCGCTCCAATCACAACCGGGGGCTCGCGGTGGACCTGGTGGTGGGCAGCGAGGAAGCATCCCCCACGTATGACTGGCTCGCGGGCAACGCGTGCCGCTTCGGCTTCCGCCGCACCGTGGCGTCGGAGCCGTGGCATTGGGAGTACCGGCCGAAGAGCACCTCCGCACCCGAGGACGGCGTGGACTGTCTGGGCCGCCCCCTGGACGTGGAGCCCTCGCCCGCGGTGGTCCGCCAGGACGCGAGCTAG
- a CDS encoding alpha/beta fold hydrolase: MSLAYRRQSTLHRGCTLSWFVEGDGPPVVMIQGVGVGAAGWRPQVEGLASHFRCLCLDNRGFGASQPPGDALTVEMMADDALALMDAQGWESAHVMGHSLGGLVALYLAHQARERVRSLALLCTFATGAVPTRLAPGLLLMGLRTQLGTRRMRRHAFLRMVLAPEELAHADKDALAEQLAELFDHDLADQPPVAMRQFRAMRSADATPFLQGLAGLPTLVVSATHDPIAPPTAGQALAAGIPGARFVEIPHASHGVPLRFPDRVNALLKEHLDAAEGPLQSARSGYECS, from the coding sequence ATGAGCCTCGCCTACCGTCGACAGAGCACCCTGCACCGGGGCTGCACGCTGAGCTGGTTCGTGGAGGGAGACGGTCCCCCGGTGGTGATGATCCAGGGGGTCGGAGTTGGCGCCGCGGGATGGCGGCCACAGGTGGAGGGCCTGGCTTCCCACTTCCGGTGTCTCTGCCTGGACAACCGGGGCTTCGGCGCCAGCCAACCGCCAGGCGACGCGCTCACGGTGGAGATGATGGCGGACGACGCGCTTGCCTTGATGGACGCGCAGGGATGGGAGAGCGCGCACGTCATGGGTCACTCGCTGGGCGGGCTGGTGGCGCTGTACCTCGCGCACCAGGCACGCGAGCGGGTGCGCAGCCTCGCGCTGCTGTGCACGTTCGCGACGGGCGCGGTGCCCACCCGCCTCGCGCCGGGCCTGTTGCTCATGGGATTGCGGACCCAGCTCGGCACGCGGCGCATGCGGCGCCACGCCTTCCTCCGCATGGTGCTGGCGCCCGAGGAGCTGGCCCACGCCGACAAGGATGCGCTGGCGGAACAGCTCGCGGAGCTGTTCGATCATGACCTCGCGGATCAGCCGCCCGTGGCGATGCGCCAGTTCCGGGCCATGCGAAGCGCGGACGCAACCCCGTTCCTCCAGGGACTGGCGGGTCTGCCGACCCTGGTCGTGAGCGCCACGCACGATCCCATCGCGCCCCCCACCGCCGGGCAGGCCCTGGCGGCGGGAATCCCTGGCGCACGCTTCGTGGAGATTCCCCATGCCTCGCACGGCGTGCCCCTGCGCTTCCCGGACCGCGTCAACGCGCTCCTGAAGGAGCACCTGGACGCCGCAGAGGGCCCCCTCCAGTCCGCACGGTCCGGCTACGAGTGCTCATGA
- a CDS encoding YebC/PmpR family DNA-binding transcriptional regulator, whose product MGRIFETRKATMFARWNKMAKVFTRITKDIVIAVKAGGPNIESNPALRRAVQNARAANMPKTNVDAAIKRASGQDQADYQILLYEGFAPHGVGILVEAATDNVTRTVANVRFPFTKLGGSMGTAGSVSRLFERMGAIRLDAEGLNAEELELELIDHGLEEMGETTGEKGEKQLLLRCKFADFGKLMSAIEAKGIATASTQSEYIPLPGTLKELPEDQATEVLKLVDMLEQDDDVQHVFHNLA is encoded by the coding sequence ATGGGACGCATTTTCGAGACACGCAAGGCGACGATGTTCGCCCGCTGGAACAAGATGGCGAAGGTCTTCACGCGCATCACGAAGGACATCGTGATCGCGGTGAAGGCGGGCGGGCCGAACATCGAATCGAACCCCGCGCTGCGCCGGGCCGTGCAGAACGCCCGCGCGGCGAACATGCCCAAGACCAACGTGGACGCCGCCATCAAGCGCGCCAGTGGTCAGGACCAGGCCGACTACCAGATCCTCCTGTACGAAGGCTTCGCGCCGCACGGCGTGGGCATCCTGGTGGAGGCGGCCACGGACAACGTGACGCGCACCGTGGCCAACGTCCGCTTCCCCTTCACCAAGCTGGGCGGGAGCATGGGCACGGCGGGCAGCGTCTCCCGCCTCTTCGAGCGCATGGGCGCCATCCGCCTGGACGCCGAAGGGCTGAACGCGGAGGAGCTGGAGCTGGAGCTCATCGACCACGGCCTGGAGGAGATGGGCGAGACGACCGGCGAGAAGGGCGAGAAGCAGCTGCTCCTGCGCTGCAAGTTCGCCGACTTCGGCAAGCTCATGTCGGCGATTGAAGCCAAGGGCATCGCGACCGCGTCCACCCAGTCCGAGTACATCCCCCTGCCCGGCACGCTGAAGGAGCTGCCCGAGGACCAGGCCACGGAGGTGCTCAAGCTGGTGGACATGCTGGAGCAGGACGACGACGTGCAGCACGTGTTCCACAACCTCGCCTGA